A genomic segment from Thermostichus lividus PCC 6715 encodes:
- the rpsO gene encoding 30S ribosomal protein S15: protein MALQHDLKQDIINTYQIHSTDTGSADVQVAILTERIKQLSEHLKTNKKDHASRRGLLKIIGRRKRLLAYINKHDSQRYRQLIERLGIRG from the coding sequence ATGGCACTGCAACACGACCTCAAACAGGACATCATCAACACTTACCAAATTCACAGTACAGATACCGGCTCTGCGGATGTGCAGGTCGCTATTCTCACCGAGCGCATTAAACAACTTTCAGAACACCTCAAGACGAATAAGAAGGATCATGCGTCGCGGCGGGGGCTACTGAAAATTATTGGCCGCCGTAAGAGGCTCCTCGCTTATATCAACAAGCACGATTCACAGCGTTATCGTCAACTTATCGAGCGTTTAGGAATTCGGGGTTAA
- a CDS encoding cell division protein SepF, whose protein sequence is MSELTAFGHSLSSGYEVVIIKPQSLSDTTLIVQALRADKAVILNLEELDIAEAQRISDFAAGSTFAINGNQSRLGDGVFLFTPSIINIQEPHSSSEAVSVV, encoded by the coding sequence ATGAGTGAACTGACTGCCTTTGGCCATTCCCTGAGCAGTGGTTATGAAGTCGTGATCATTAAGCCGCAGTCGCTGAGTGATACGACCCTAATTGTGCAGGCACTACGGGCAGATAAAGCAGTGATCCTCAATTTAGAAGAGTTAGATATTGCCGAAGCACAGCGGATTTCTGACTTTGCTGCTGGTAGCACCTTTGCCATTAACGGCAATCAGTCACGGTTGGGAGATGGGGTCTTTCTATTTACGCCAAGCATTATTAATATACAAGAGCCTCATTCTAGCTCAGAGGCAGTTTCAGTCGTCTAG
- a CDS encoding energy-coupling factor ABC transporter substrate-binding protein, translating to MSRKNQRWNNWVLVVAVVVLAIAPLLLARKAEFSGADAEAEAAIQEVSPSYQPWFNPVFEPTSGEIESLFFAVQAALGAGVIGYVFGLYRSRHERQASQHHPEVSQ from the coding sequence ATGAGCCGAAAGAATCAACGTTGGAACAATTGGGTATTGGTTGTGGCGGTAGTGGTGCTGGCGATCGCCCCATTATTGCTGGCGCGCAAAGCCGAGTTTAGCGGTGCTGACGCTGAAGCAGAAGCTGCAATTCAGGAGGTTAGCCCAAGCTATCAGCCTTGGTTTAATCCGGTCTTTGAACCAACCAGTGGCGAAATTGAATCACTGTTCTTTGCCGTCCAAGCGGCACTAGGAGCAGGAGTCATCGGCTATGTTTTTGGGCTATATCGAAGCAGGCACGAGCGACAGGCATCCCAACACCACCCAGAAGTGAGCCAGTAA
- a CDS encoding FUSC family protein, whose amino-acid sequence MSRWLLPSRLQLKHAVKVGIAAGLLAIVCWHANLKMVHYPAMGLVATMLSLNTGETLKNGWGRLGGSLLGGLCTALWISGLGLNPLAGTLAFSTAVLLCETLKLPTMQNQAAAVTAIMAASTEFGQQPWEYASSRVFDNCIGIAIGILVTLCLWPEHPELTLKRSTSAIVAKLHEIYEDVCQTLVTGIVPEHEATLAALVSQLQQAEATLEASVYGILGWVLVLQNWSDRLMGLRRLRRHLRSLSHLSPALHSSQFRQECQPFFDQLWPALRAKFRVLETHLQGTGHSNPLADSPPPFALLHERLTHLRHQQITKKYPLDDVIHIG is encoded by the coding sequence ATGTCACGCTGGTTGTTGCCTAGCCGCCTCCAGCTTAAACACGCTGTCAAGGTGGGCATTGCAGCCGGTTTACTGGCCATTGTCTGCTGGCATGCCAACCTCAAGATGGTTCACTATCCTGCCATGGGGTTAGTGGCCACCATGTTGTCTTTGAATACGGGTGAAACCCTCAAAAACGGTTGGGGACGGCTGGGAGGCAGTCTCTTAGGGGGACTTTGTACAGCTCTATGGATTTCTGGCTTGGGGCTGAATCCCCTTGCGGGGACACTGGCGTTTAGTACCGCTGTCTTACTGTGCGAAACCCTCAAGTTACCAACGATGCAAAACCAAGCCGCTGCGGTAACGGCAATTATGGCAGCCAGTACCGAATTTGGTCAGCAGCCGTGGGAGTATGCCAGCAGTCGTGTGTTCGATAACTGTATTGGAATTGCCATCGGCATTTTAGTGACCCTTTGCCTTTGGCCAGAGCACCCGGAGCTGACGCTCAAACGGTCAACCAGCGCTATTGTGGCCAAGTTACACGAAATCTATGAAGACGTTTGCCAAACACTAGTCACAGGTATTGTCCCAGAGCATGAAGCAACCTTAGCGGCATTGGTCAGCCAGCTGCAGCAAGCGGAGGCTACCCTCGAAGCATCGGTATATGGCATTCTCGGTTGGGTGCTGGTGTTGCAAAACTGGAGCGATCGCCTGATGGGTCTGCGGCGACTACGGCGACACCTACGCAGCTTGAGTCATCTCAGTCCTGCCCTCCATAGCAGTCAGTTTCGCCAAGAATGTCAGCCGTTTTTTGATCAGCTTTGGCCCGCCTTGAGGGCTAAGTTTAGGGTGCTAGAAACCCACTTGCAAGGCACAGGGCACTCTAACCCGCTTGCAGATTCGCCACCACCCTTTGCATTGCTCCACGAGCGGTTGACACATCTGCGCCACCAGCAAATCACTAAAAAATATCCTCTCGACGATGTCATTCACATCGGGTAG
- the crtR gene encoding beta-carotene hydroxylase — protein MITEAAAIPATVPKEFLGPPMGFNPTLVMFFAAFAIAILSTWGYVQGDWPGWVCFGANMLALHLMGTVIHDASHNVAHSSRLVNAIMGHGSALLLGFVFPVFTRVHMQHHANVNDPENDPDHYVSKGGPLWLIAPRFFYHEIFFFKRRLWRNYELLEWAISRLILIAIVVFAATSGYMHYVLNYWFLPAGVVGLMLGLFFDYFPHRPHTERDRWHNARVYPSPILNLLIFGQNYHLIHHLWPNIPWYKVQPAYHAVKPLLDAHGCKQTLGILEPGNFLPFLYDALVGLHFHRVAPPSKTPPPS, from the coding sequence ATGATCACGGAGGCAGCAGCGATCCCAGCAACGGTGCCCAAAGAGTTTTTGGGGCCACCAATGGGGTTTAATCCAACCTTAGTCATGTTTTTTGCCGCATTTGCGATCGCCATTCTTTCGACGTGGGGATACGTTCAGGGAGACTGGCCGGGTTGGGTTTGCTTTGGCGCCAATATGCTGGCTCTACACCTAATGGGAACGGTGATTCACGATGCCTCCCACAATGTTGCCCACAGCAGTCGCCTTGTCAATGCCATTATGGGCCACGGCAGTGCCTTACTCCTTGGCTTTGTATTTCCGGTCTTCACACGGGTGCACATGCAGCACCATGCCAATGTCAATGATCCCGAGAATGACCCAGATCACTATGTGTCTAAGGGGGGGCCTTTGTGGTTAATTGCCCCTCGCTTTTTCTACCATGAAATTTTCTTTTTCAAGCGGCGGCTCTGGCGGAACTATGAATTGCTGGAGTGGGCAATTAGTCGGCTAATCTTAATTGCTATTGTGGTGTTTGCGGCTACTAGTGGCTACATGCACTATGTTCTAAATTATTGGTTTCTGCCCGCCGGGGTGGTTGGGCTGATGCTGGGGCTCTTTTTTGACTATTTTCCCCACCGTCCCCACACCGAGCGCGATCGCTGGCACAATGCCCGGGTCTATCCCAGTCCAATTTTGAACTTGCTTATCTTTGGTCAAAATTACCACCTGATTCATCACCTGTGGCCGAATATTCCATGGTATAAGGTGCAGCCTGCCTACCATGCCGTCAAACCGTTACTAGATGCCCACGGCTGTAAACAGACCCTTGGTATATTGGAACCGGGGAATTTTCTCCCCTTTTTATACGATGCTTTAGTGGGGCTGCACTTTCATCGGGTCGCCCCACCCTCTAAGACTCCTCCTCCCTCTTGA
- a CDS encoding TrmH family RNA methyltransferase: MITSRQNPLVRHIRKLHQRKYRQGHLLLEGTHLVQEALAAGYSLDVVCCTPAWYDKQPSPWLQQLEQHSNRLEVVSEEVLAALCTTRTPDGVVAVTTYRPPNSLPLQSLGLCLVTLQDPGNLGTIVRTAAATGVEGILLTPDCVEMSHPKVLRASAGQWFRLPFQTVADPLGTLATYQAQGWQVVVTSPTAAQVYWQVNFCQPTLIVMGNEGQGLPADYGALTFTSVAIPQAATVDSLNVAIATAVLLYEVYRQRWQG, translated from the coding sequence ATGATCACAAGCCGACAAAATCCGCTGGTGCGCCACATTCGCAAGCTCCATCAGCGGAAATATCGTCAAGGTCATCTCCTACTGGAAGGCACCCATCTGGTACAGGAAGCCTTGGCAGCAGGCTATTCGCTGGACGTGGTTTGTTGTACCCCCGCATGGTACGACAAGCAACCAAGCCCGTGGCTGCAGCAACTGGAACAGCACAGCAATCGCCTCGAGGTGGTAAGTGAGGAGGTGCTGGCTGCCCTCTGCACAACCCGTACACCGGATGGCGTGGTTGCGGTAACCACCTATCGCCCCCCAAATTCATTGCCCCTCCAGAGTTTGGGGTTGTGCCTTGTCACGCTTCAGGATCCAGGGAACCTAGGTACCATTGTCCGCACCGCCGCCGCCACTGGCGTTGAAGGTATCCTGCTCACGCCCGACTGTGTAGAGATGAGCCACCCTAAAGTATTGCGAGCTAGTGCAGGGCAGTGGTTTCGGCTGCCGTTTCAAACGGTTGCGGATCCTCTAGGGACGTTGGCTACCTATCAGGCGCAGGGCTGGCAGGTGGTGGTCACGTCGCCCACGGCGGCACAGGTGTACTGGCAAGTCAATTTTTGTCAGCCTACGTTAATTGTGATGGGAAACGAAGGCCAAGGTCTTCCCGCCGATTACGGTGCCTTGACCTTTACCTCTGTGGCTATTCCCCAAGCCGCCACGGTGGACTCCTTAAACGTGGCGATCGCCACCGCTGTGCTGCTCTACGAGGTCTATCGTCAACGGTGGCAGGGCTAG
- a CDS encoding transglutaminase family protein, with amino-acid sequence MDYRITHQTTYTYSAAVALAPHDLRLIPRSDGHQHLRSLTVQILPVPQGCSTVLDAYGNHLRRYWWSNNLTTTLMIQVTSEVETYCQNPFNYLLEPWAMTLPFNYPQRLAHGLHPYLSGAVDPVAYQLAWETLARVDGAVLPFLSELNEQIYRTCQHQIRETGAPWPPCLTWSQQAGSCRDTAVLFIHACRAVGLAARFVSGYQEGDLDNPERHLHAWVEVYLPGAGWRGYDPTHGLAVSDRHVALVATAEPADAAPIDGVLRGQGVTATMTYHLHIQPLS; translated from the coding sequence ATGGACTACCGAATTACCCATCAAACGACCTACACCTATAGTGCTGCTGTTGCCTTAGCCCCCCACGATCTACGGCTGATCCCCCGCAGCGATGGTCATCAACACCTGCGATCGCTAACGGTGCAGATCCTACCTGTGCCCCAAGGGTGCAGTACGGTTCTCGATGCCTATGGCAATCACCTGCGGCGCTACTGGTGGTCGAACAACCTCACCACGACCTTAATGATTCAAGTCACCTCTGAGGTGGAAACCTACTGTCAGAATCCGTTTAACTACCTGTTGGAGCCGTGGGCAATGACGTTGCCCTTCAACTATCCCCAACGTTTAGCCCATGGGTTGCACCCCTATCTTAGCGGCGCAGTGGATCCGGTGGCCTATCAACTGGCGTGGGAAACGTTGGCACGGGTGGACGGCGCGGTTCTGCCATTTTTGAGTGAACTCAACGAACAGATTTACCGCACCTGCCAGCATCAAATTCGCGAGACAGGGGCACCGTGGCCTCCCTGTCTGACATGGTCCCAGCAGGCGGGGTCCTGTCGCGATACTGCGGTCTTGTTTATCCATGCCTGCCGTGCGGTCGGATTGGCCGCCCGCTTTGTCAGTGGCTATCAAGAAGGGGATCTAGATAACCCAGAGCGCCACCTCCATGCGTGGGTGGAGGTCTATCTGCCGGGAGCAGGGTGGCGGGGCTACGACCCCACCCATGGTCTAGCGGTGAGCGATCGCCATGTTGCGCTGGTGGCCACGGCTGAGCCTGCCGATGCTGCCCCTATTGATGGAGTATTGCGGGGGCAAGGGGTCACCGCCACCATGACCTACCACCTCCACATCCAACCCCTTTCCTGA
- the psbZ gene encoding photosystem II reaction center protein PsbZ has protein sequence MSILFQLALAALVILSFVMVIGVPVAYASPQDWDRSKQLIFLGSGVWIALVLVVAVLNFFVV, from the coding sequence ATGTCGATTTTGTTTCAACTGGCACTCGCCGCCCTGGTCATCCTGTCCTTTGTCATGGTGATTGGGGTGCCAGTGGCCTATGCGTCACCCCAAGACTGGGATCGCTCGAAGCAGCTAATCTTTTTGGGGTCTGGGGTCTGGATTGCCCTAGTGCTGGTGGTGGCGGTTCTGAATTTCTTCGTCGTCTAG
- a CDS encoding transposase: MPSLARMHQEKESFRAIFEQAKDWKDGTFQLLDWLAQAQDSFQESVRTICRWFGEVTAYFDNHTNSGVVEGINNKLKLIKRSGYGFRNFDNFQLRCLICWHLAID; encoded by the coding sequence GTGCCAAGTCTGGCTCGAATGCATCAGGAGAAGGAATCGTTTAGAGCCATCTTTGAGCAAGCAAAAGATTGGAAAGATGGAACCTTTCAATTGCTCGATTGGTTAGCTCAAGCTCAGGATTCTTTTCAAGAGAGCGTAAGAACAATTTGTCGGTGGTTTGGTGAAGTCACCGCCTATTTTGATAATCACACAAATAGTGGTGTTGTTGAAGGTATTAACAATAAATTGAAGCTGATCAAGCGGTCAGGTTATGGGTTCAGGAACTTTGACAATTTTCAGTTACGTTGCTTAATTTGCTGGCATTTAGCTATTGATTAA
- a CDS encoding N-acetylmuramoyl-L-alanine amidase, which yields MKQQRLWFGVILACTVIGLMLSRYWYAHHVMASAEAAARQRLVVALERALPPLNTTVPVNLNCAIATPVISLAHVQQLGRHRPRERWALAHASNYGDRVTVDVHGNPTNHLLLVVLHETVYSAASAVDYFQTYHERDEDQASYHAIITRSGEIFYTVPAHKRAYGAGNSAFQGEQVQTNLRIAASVNNFAYHISLETPLDGQNANLSHSGYTEAQYRSLAWLVSRTQVPWQRITTHAAVDLGGERADPRSFDWQRFAQYWQPYHRLQQHYCAMLANRQLPARESNAS from the coding sequence GTGAAGCAGCAACGGTTATGGTTTGGGGTTATCCTTGCCTGTACAGTTATCGGTCTCATGTTGAGCCGCTACTGGTATGCTCACCATGTCATGGCGAGTGCTGAGGCGGCGGCTCGCCAGCGATTGGTTGTTGCCCTAGAGCGAGCGCTGCCCCCCTTAAACACCACAGTGCCAGTTAATCTAAACTGCGCGATCGCAACGCCAGTGATTTCTTTAGCCCACGTGCAGCAACTGGGTCGCCATCGCCCGCGGGAACGGTGGGCGCTAGCCCATGCTTCAAACTATGGCGATCGCGTCACCGTCGATGTGCATGGGAACCCGACGAATCATCTGCTGCTGGTCGTCCTCCACGAAACGGTCTATAGTGCCGCCAGTGCTGTTGACTACTTCCAGACCTACCACGAGCGTGACGAGGATCAGGCCAGCTACCATGCCATTATTACCCGCAGTGGGGAGATCTTTTACACCGTCCCTGCCCATAAACGGGCCTACGGCGCAGGGAATTCGGCCTTTCAGGGGGAACAGGTACAAACGAATCTGCGCATTGCTGCATCGGTGAATAACTTTGCGTACCATATCTCCCTCGAAACCCCCTTAGATGGCCAGAACGCAAACTTGAGTCATAGCGGCTATACCGAAGCACAGTATCGGTCTCTCGCATGGCTGGTCAGTCGCACCCAAGTGCCATGGCAGCGCATTACCACTCACGCTGCGGTGGATCTAGGGGGCGAGCGCGCTGATCCGCGCAGCTTCGATTGGCAACGGTTTGCGCAGTATTGGCAGCCCTATCATCGCCTTCAGCAACACTATTGCGCCATGCTGGCCAATCGCCAACTCCCAGCTAGGGAATCCAACGCCAGCTAA
- the ispE gene encoding 4-(cytidine 5'-diphospho)-2-C-methyl-D-erythritol kinase, whose amino-acid sequence MYRLLAPAKINLFLQIVGNCLDGSGYHELVMVMQAVSLADRVELVPRRDRQIKIECTHPAVPCDQRNLAYKAAALLQQHFPDRDGVEIFIEKRIPMGAGLAGGSTNAAAVLVGLDLLWQLGLTQAELQTFAQHLGSDVPFCLSGGTALALGRGEQLSPLPDLQNLTVVLGKYRSLSVSTPWAYQTYRQEFQHLYAQTAAAQEKARQEGGSATLLQAIHRNDLATLASSLRNDLQKVVLPRYPAVAQLRETFIKAGAIASMMSGSGPTVFGLVETMNAGYDLLQRVRRDLPDPDLDLWVCECCPHGIQLQPS is encoded by the coding sequence GTGTACCGTTTGTTGGCACCAGCCAAAATTAATCTCTTTCTGCAAATTGTCGGTAATTGTCTGGATGGCAGTGGCTACCATGAATTGGTGATGGTGATGCAGGCGGTATCTTTAGCGGATCGTGTGGAACTGGTACCTCGTCGCGATCGCCAGATTAAAATTGAGTGCACCCATCCAGCAGTGCCCTGCGATCAGCGCAATTTGGCCTATAAAGCTGCAGCCCTCCTGCAACAGCACTTCCCTGATCGCGATGGTGTGGAAATTTTTATTGAGAAGCGGATTCCCATGGGGGCGGGGTTAGCGGGTGGCTCCACCAATGCAGCGGCAGTACTGGTGGGCTTAGACCTGCTGTGGCAACTGGGGCTGACGCAAGCCGAGCTACAGACCTTTGCCCAACACCTCGGATCCGATGTTCCCTTTTGTCTCAGCGGTGGCACCGCCTTAGCCTTGGGGCGTGGCGAGCAGTTGTCTCCCCTTCCCGACCTTCAGAACCTGACGGTGGTCTTAGGGAAGTATCGCTCCTTGAGTGTCTCGACGCCATGGGCCTACCAAACCTATCGCCAAGAGTTTCAGCACCTCTATGCTCAGACCGCAGCAGCGCAGGAAAAAGCCCGCCAAGAAGGCGGATCTGCCACCCTATTGCAAGCCATTCACCGCAACGATCTGGCAACGTTAGCCAGCAGTTTGAGGAATGATTTACAAAAGGTGGTGTTACCCCGCTATCCAGCCGTGGCTCAGTTACGAGAAACGTTTATAAAGGCCGGGGCGATCGCCAGCATGATGTCAGGCTCTGGCCCTACTGTCTTTGGGTTGGTAGAAACAATGAATGCAGGTTACGATCTCCTCCAACGTGTCCGGCGAGACTTGCCTGACCCCGATTTAGACCTCTGGGTATGCGAGTGCTGCCCCCATGGCATTCAGCTACAACCCAGCTAG
- the pseF gene encoding pseudaminic acid cytidylyltransferase, whose protein sequence is MKIAIIPARGGSKRIPRKNIRDFCGKPMLAHAICAAQASSLFDRIVVSTEDTEIATVATQWGAEVPFTRPAVLADDHTGTTPVIAHGIQVLQKQGWEIDYVCCIYPAVPLLHAADLNKALELLLSVQAPYTFPVTTFPSPIQRALKRHETGRMEPFYPEYEQVRTQDLEPAYYDAGQFYWGTAHAWLTGVSIHRAGVGLVIPHWRVVDIDTPEDWQRAELLYQMALLHEEGVRRA, encoded by the coding sequence ATGAAGATCGCCATCATTCCAGCGCGGGGCGGCAGTAAACGTATTCCCCGCAAAAATATACGTGACTTTTGTGGCAAACCAATGCTAGCCCATGCTATTTGCGCCGCTCAGGCATCCAGTCTGTTTGACCGTATTGTCGTCTCAACCGAGGATACAGAAATTGCTACTGTGGCCACTCAATGGGGTGCAGAGGTGCCATTTACGCGTCCAGCGGTATTAGCAGATGATCACACAGGCACCACTCCGGTCATTGCCCATGGCATCCAAGTCTTGCAAAAACAAGGTTGGGAAATAGACTACGTCTGTTGTATCTATCCGGCAGTTCCCCTGTTGCACGCGGCGGATCTCAATAAAGCCCTAGAGCTACTGCTGAGTGTGCAGGCTCCCTACACATTTCCGGTAACAACATTTCCTTCACCCATTCAGCGGGCACTGAAGCGACACGAGACCGGTCGGATGGAACCGTTTTACCCAGAGTATGAACAGGTACGCACCCAAGACTTAGAACCCGCCTACTATGATGCAGGCCAGTTTTACTGGGGAACAGCACACGCTTGGCTGACCGGTGTGAGTATTCATCGCGCAGGTGTTGGACTCGTTATTCCCCACTGGCGAGTTGTAGATATAGATACCCCCGAAGACTGGCAGCGGGCAGAACTTCTGTATCAAATGGCGTTGTTGCATGAAGAGGGGGTACGAAGAGCATAG
- a CDS encoding PAM68 family protein codes for MAKGSGLPFESRKKSKATFSKAPSPDDTGRKSAAKQQKSAAAKQGAIPEVVSRRMVSRMAVCAGVPTLLGLTTFPVSYVIVQHHWFSLPHVVVVLVSLGWFGLGALGLSYGVISASWDEAQAGSWLGIAEFRTNFGRIVDSWQTRKSPKSGT; via the coding sequence ATGGCCAAAGGCTCTGGACTACCTTTTGAATCTCGTAAGAAGAGTAAAGCAACGTTCTCCAAAGCCCCTAGCCCTGATGATACTGGCCGCAAGAGCGCTGCCAAACAGCAAAAGAGTGCTGCTGCCAAGCAAGGCGCTATCCCTGAAGTCGTTAGTCGGCGGATGGTCAGTCGGATGGCGGTGTGCGCTGGTGTACCAACGCTGTTGGGGTTGACAACATTCCCCGTAAGCTACGTCATTGTGCAGCATCACTGGTTTAGTCTGCCCCATGTGGTGGTGGTTCTTGTTAGTTTGGGCTGGTTTGGGTTAGGTGCCCTTGGCCTGAGTTATGGTGTCATCTCAGCCTCTTGGGATGAGGCACAGGCTGGCAGTTGGCTAGGGATTGCAGAATTTCGTACTAATTTTGGCCGTATTGTGGACAGTTGGCAAACCCGTAAATCGCCTAAATCGGGAACCTAG
- the cax gene encoding calcium/proton exchanger has translation MGLKRFVSFSFLVFIPLSVAAEKLEWGALTVFIVAALAIVPLAIWLSTATEEVALATGPTIGGLLNALFGNATELIIAIVALRGGLVDIVKASITGTLIANLLLVMGLSMFLGGIRYKEQSFAPVVARVNASSMTVAIAAILLPAMVIYTSTSVPETAISTMSVVAAGVLIAVYGMTLLFSLKTHSYLYEVSQVELADDEGHHEKPNLTLWMTVLIIATLGVAFESEIFVGAVEAATEGLGLTPLFTGVILLPLVGGAAEYVTAVGVALKNNMDLSVSIALGSSLLVALLVAPVLVVIGQVIGQPMDLNFSLFEVVTVIISVVIANVISLDGRSNWLEGALLLATYSILGTAFFFHT, from the coding sequence ATGGGCTTGAAACGCTTTGTCTCGTTTAGTTTCTTGGTGTTTATTCCCCTCTCGGTTGCTGCTGAAAAATTGGAGTGGGGGGCGCTCACGGTCTTTATTGTGGCAGCACTGGCCATTGTTCCCCTCGCTATTTGGCTGAGTACTGCCACCGAAGAAGTTGCCCTCGCCACCGGTCCGACCATTGGCGGGCTATTGAATGCCCTGTTTGGCAATGCCACGGAGTTGATTATTGCCATTGTGGCGCTGCGGGGAGGCTTGGTGGATATTGTCAAAGCCAGTATTACAGGAACACTAATTGCTAACTTGCTTCTTGTTATGGGGCTGTCGATGTTTCTTGGGGGGATTCGCTACAAGGAGCAATCCTTTGCACCTGTCGTTGCCCGGGTGAATGCCTCTTCAATGACTGTGGCGATCGCGGCCATTCTGCTACCGGCGATGGTGATTTACACCTCCACCAGCGTACCGGAGACGGCCATTTCCACGATGTCGGTGGTGGCGGCTGGGGTCTTAATTGCCGTCTATGGGATGACGCTCCTGTTTTCCTTAAAAACCCACAGCTACCTCTACGAAGTCAGCCAAGTGGAGCTGGCGGATGACGAGGGTCACCATGAAAAACCCAACCTCACCCTGTGGATGACGGTGCTGATCATTGCGACCCTTGGGGTTGCCTTTGAGTCCGAAATTTTTGTAGGGGCAGTGGAGGCAGCAACAGAAGGCTTGGGTCTAACGCCATTGTTTACAGGGGTAATCTTACTGCCCTTAGTGGGTGGCGCAGCGGAGTACGTCACGGCGGTGGGGGTTGCCCTCAAGAATAATATGGATCTATCCGTCTCGATTGCCCTTGGTTCATCCCTACTAGTCGCCTTGCTAGTTGCCCCCGTATTAGTCGTAATTGGTCAGGTCATTGGCCAGCCCATGGATTTGAACTTTAGCCTGTTTGAGGTCGTGACGGTCATTATCTCGGTGGTGATTGCCAACGTCATTAGCCTCGATGGTCGCTCAAACTGGCTGGAGGGAGCGCTGTTGCTTGCCACCTATAGCATTCTCGGCACCGCCTTCTTTTTCCACACTTAG
- a CDS encoding ABC transporter ATP-binding protein, producing MVAEVSGDRPPVVVVENLQKSYRTGFWLRTVITPLKSVSLQVYQGETFGLLGPNGAGKTTLLKTLLGLVQPSAGHGLLLGRPLGDRAIRQHIGYLPENPYFYDYLTGWEFLEFTAGLFGLSKATRQERIPLLLEMVGLTLKDARNKQMRRYSKGMVQRVGLAQALINNPDVVFLDEPMSGLDPLGRYQIREIILSLKKQGKTIFFNSHVLADVEAICDRIGILAQGELICTGGVNELLGSSTSYHVEGTGGHVDGLQEWLHPLEIQGDRWQGVINVSPQRFLTLVEEMGGQILHLRLARPTLEEFFVEQLRQRGIYVSH from the coding sequence ATGGTGGCTGAAGTCAGCGGCGATCGCCCCCCTGTTGTGGTGGTCGAAAACCTACAAAAGTCCTATCGGACAGGGTTTTGGCTGCGTACGGTGATCACCCCCCTGAAGTCCGTTTCCCTACAGGTGTACCAAGGAGAAACCTTTGGCCTCCTCGGCCCCAACGGGGCAGGCAAGACCACGTTACTCAAAACTCTGTTGGGGTTGGTACAACCTAGCGCTGGGCATGGCTTGCTGTTGGGGCGACCCTTGGGCGATCGCGCCATTCGCCAGCACATTGGCTATCTACCGGAAAATCCTTACTTTTACGACTATCTGACGGGTTGGGAATTTCTCGAGTTTACCGCTGGCCTGTTTGGCCTTAGCAAAGCCACTCGCCAAGAACGAATTCCACTGTTGCTAGAAATGGTGGGCTTAACCCTCAAGGATGCCCGCAATAAGCAAATGCGCCGTTACTCGAAAGGGATGGTGCAGCGGGTCGGCCTCGCCCAAGCCCTCATCAACAACCCAGACGTCGTGTTCCTCGACGAACCCATGTCTGGCTTAGATCCCCTTGGCCGCTATCAAATCCGTGAGATCATCCTATCTCTGAAAAAGCAGGGCAAAACCATCTTTTTTAATAGTCATGTTTTGGCAGATGTGGAGGCCATTTGCGATCGCATTGGTATTTTGGCCCAAGGGGAGCTAATTTGTACCGGTGGGGTGAACGAGCTCCTTGGCAGTAGCACGAGCTACCATGTGGAGGGCACGGGTGGCCATGTCGATGGCCTGCAGGAGTGGCTACACCCTCTAGAGATTCAAGGCGATCGCTGGCAAGGCGTGATTAACGTTTCACCGCAGCGCTTTTTAACCCTTGTGGAGGAAATGGGAGGACAAATTTTACACCTACGCCTCGCCCGCCCCACCCTTGAAGAATTTTTTGTCGAACAGTTGCGCCAGCGGGGGATTTACGTGAGCCATTAG